In the Nicotiana tabacum cultivar K326 chromosome 16, ASM71507v2, whole genome shotgun sequence genome, one interval contains:
- the LOC107778720 gene encoding pectin acetylesterase 8-like, whose translation MAARTLHLFCFLVCSLAIIKSECAKDLGSYNVTKTILKNAVSKGAVCLDGSPPAYHFEPGFGKGVGNWIVQLSGGAWCTNVTECQDRILDKNVGSTNFTDSWTFQGIYSENPTANPDFYNWNKVFVRYCDGGAFTGDVEYVDHVTNLHFRGARIFEAVMEDLLAKGLKNAKNAILAGSSAGGYPTMLYCDHFRSLLPNTPRVKCLVDSGYFIHVKNPMQASGFEKIYNSLLTLHGSTKALPKSCTSKMNPPLCFFPENMQQHIKTPLFIAMSAFDYYQIKTTIDPNADRCVENRTCTECQNKAFRGN comes from the exons ATGGCGGCAAGAACTCTTCAtcttttttgctttcttgtttGTTCTTTGGCCATCATCAAATCTGAATGTGCAAAAGACTTAGGTTCTTACAATGTGACGAAGACAATCCTTAAGAATGCTGTGTCAAAAGGAGCAG TATGTTTGGATGGATCACCTCCAGCATACCATTTTGAACCTGGATTTGGCAAAGGAGTTGGAAATTGGATTGTACAACTTTCG GGAGGAGCATGGTGCACAAACGTCACAGAATGCCAGGATCGTATTTTGGACAAGAACGTGGGTTCTACAAATTTTACGGATTCATGGACGTTTCAAGGAATTTATAGCGAGAATCCGACTGCAAATCCAG ATTTCTACAATTGGAACAAAGTGTTTGTTAGATACTGTGATGGTGGAGCGTTCACCGGAGATGTTGAATACGTTGATCAT GTTACTAATCTTCACTTCAGAGGCGCGAGGATTTTTGAAGCAGTAATGGAGGATTTGTTGGCAAAAGGATTAAAGAATGCCAAAAAT GCTATTCTTGCAGGAAGTTCAGCCGGAGGATATCCAACAATGCTATATTGCGATCACTTCCGCAGTTTATTGCCAAATACTCCTAGAGTGAAATGCTTAGTCGATTCTGGTTACTTTATCCATGT GAAGAACCCTATGCAAGCAAGTGGCTTCGAGAAAATTTATAACTCACTTCTGACTTTACAT GGATCTACAAAAGCACTACCCAAATCATGCACTTCAAAAATGAATCCACCATTG TGTTTCTTCCCAGAAAACATGCAACAACATATCAAGACACCACTTTTCATTGCGATGTCAGCATTTGATTATTATCAG ATCAAAACTACTATAGACCCTAATGCAGACCGATGCGTTGAAAACAGGACATGCACCGAGTGTCAAAACAAGGCCTTTAGAGGTAATTAG